In Tachysurus vachellii isolate PV-2020 chromosome 1, HZAU_Pvac_v1, whole genome shotgun sequence, a genomic segment contains:
- the selenos gene encoding selenoprotein S, whose amino-acid sequence MEANGGDAEIKSGADENLKNQDLSFIQSTAATLLSQYGWLFLVLCVGVYFLIQYLSKKSPSLNLSSASAVSQDPSSVVMRQEALEASRRRMQEELDARAAEFKEKQQRLEEEKRRQKIEQWESMKEGKSYKGNNRLHRNNDEVSTNTTALKPKTDKKSLRSSGYNPLTGDGGGTCSWRPGRRGPSAGG is encoded by the exons ATGGAGGCAAACGGCGGCGATGCTGAAATAAAATCCGGAGCCGATGAGAATCTGAAGAACCAGGATCTGAGTTTTATTCAGTCAACTG cTGCCACTTTACTTTCTCAGTACGGATGGCTCTTTTTGGTCCTGTGTGTGGGAGTTTACTTCCTCATCCAGTATCTCAGTAAGAAGAGCCCCAGCCTGAACCTGAGCTCAGCTTCAGCAGTCAGTCAAG aCCCATCGTCCGTGGTAATGCGTCAGGAGGCTCTGGAGGCGTCACGCCGAAGAATGCAAGAAGAACTGGATGCCAGAGCAGCAGAGTTTAAAGAGAAACAGCAGAGA CTCGAGGAGGAGAAAAGACGACAAAAAATCGAGCAATGGGAGAGCATGAAGGAAGGGAAGAGTTATAAAGGAAACAATCGACTTCATCGG AACAACGATGAGGTGTCCACTAACACCACAGCCCTGAAGCCCAAGACGGACAAAAAGTCTCTTCGGAGCAGCG GTTATAATCCATTGACTGGCGATGGAGGAGGGACCTGCTCATGGAGACCAGGCAGAAGAGGACCTTCAGCTGGAGGATGA